The following proteins come from a genomic window of Nitrospira sp.:
- a CDS encoding lipid-A-disaccharide synthase translates to MPRILIITGEASGDLHGANLAKALRAKDPQVSLAGIGGAAMEAAGVQLVCKMGQFDVMGMVGPLVLVAIMRRFFFMRRLFRSEPWDAVIFVDNPGLNLRYAYFAKGAGLRVFYYVAPQIWAWGAWRMYWIKKRVDQVLVILPFEKPLYDSAGMRCTFVGHPILDAVEGSYDRTALRSRFGFAQDERVIGLLPGSRVHEVQALLPILIRAAEQLAHQAPKTKFILAQASTIQDNLLQPLLRHSSVPVTLVKEQASEVMAVSDVVLVASGTATLQAAVVGTPMVLIYRTSELEYWIASFFLRVKWIGLVNLVAGRSVVPELLQDEATGQRLYEEALRILEDPAAYAEMKRSLAQVRDALGEPGASVRAAELVLTACQA, encoded by the coding sequence ATGCCGCGTATCCTGATCATTACTGGTGAAGCCTCCGGCGACCTCCACGGAGCTAATCTGGCCAAGGCGCTCAGAGCCAAGGACCCTCAGGTCTCGCTTGCCGGGATCGGAGGGGCAGCGATGGAGGCGGCCGGTGTGCAATTGGTCTGCAAGATGGGGCAGTTCGATGTGATGGGGATGGTCGGGCCCTTGGTGTTGGTGGCGATCATGCGACGGTTTTTCTTCATGCGACGGTTGTTTCGGTCCGAACCATGGGATGCGGTCATCTTTGTCGATAACCCCGGATTAAACTTACGGTACGCCTACTTCGCCAAGGGCGCTGGGTTGCGCGTGTTCTATTATGTTGCGCCGCAGATTTGGGCCTGGGGGGCCTGGCGGATGTACTGGATCAAGAAACGAGTTGATCAGGTGTTGGTCATTCTGCCTTTTGAAAAGCCTCTCTATGACAGCGCGGGTATGCGCTGCACATTTGTCGGCCATCCCATCCTGGATGCAGTCGAAGGATCCTACGATCGGACGGCGCTGCGCAGCAGATTTGGCTTCGCTCAGGATGAGCGGGTGATTGGCTTGTTGCCGGGGAGTCGCGTACATGAGGTACAGGCTCTGTTGCCGATCCTGATCAGGGCCGCAGAGCAATTGGCTCACCAGGCGCCAAAAACAAAGTTTATCTTGGCGCAGGCCTCCACAATTCAGGATAATCTGCTGCAGCCACTCTTGCGGCACAGTTCGGTTCCTGTCACTCTGGTCAAAGAACAAGCCAGTGAAGTGATGGCCGTATCCGATGTGGTGCTGGTGGCGTCGGGGACAGCCACGCTGCAAGCCGCCGTCGTGGGCACGCCTATGGTGTTGATCTATCGAACATCAGAATTGGAATATTGGATCGCGAGTTTCTTTCTCCGGGTCAAATGGATTGGACTGGTGAATTTGGTGGCAGGTCGATCCGTCGTGCCGGAGTTGTTGCAGGATGAGGCTACCGGTCAGCGTCTTTACGAGGAGGCGCTGCGGATCTTGGAAGATCCCGCAGCCTATGCAGAAATGAAGCGGAGCTTGGCACAAGTACGAGACGCGTTGGGTGAACCAGGCGCGTCTGTTCGAGCGGCAGAACTGGTGTTGACGGCATGTCAGGCCTAG
- a CDS encoding 3-deoxy-D-manno-octulosonic acid transferase gives MPRTVHFVLMWKLLYNIGLLLAAPVIIAVLLAKPRCRPGFFQRMGWHIHPSDRHTTASPLVWIHAVSLGEVVAATPLVKALHERHPECRYIVTTVTETGREAVEQRLGGIAEHRYAPLDFPWAVARMIRSLRPVLYVFVETELWPNLLWTLRAQDVPSVLVNGRLSSRSFGRQDLPVIRSLYRSILQTLTLCLMQSDRDRQRIVALGAEPSRVHVTSNIKFDQPLPDVRSHESLRQSFGLDEHEQLMLAGSTHAGEEELLVSAYRHIVKTYPTTVLMLAPRHIERADRVEAVLREAGFAVQRRSRIQGTQSGPRVIILDTRGELSRAYRDAAVAFVGGTLVPVGGHNLLEPAAWGIPVMFGPHTDHCAEVAALLSEAGGGRRVMGVEDLVTSLEEWLGQPDTRHRMGQAARQVVLDNQGALTRSLEFIETCLRAAPSYSDSCVATEPGPLVAKH, from the coding sequence TTGCCTCGTACGGTTCACTTCGTTCTCATGTGGAAGCTGCTCTATAACATCGGTCTTCTTCTTGCTGCCCCAGTGATTATTGCTGTGCTGCTGGCCAAACCCCGCTGCCGCCCTGGTTTTTTTCAGCGGATGGGTTGGCACATTCATCCTTCCGATCGCCACACGACAGCGTCGCCGCTTGTGTGGATTCACGCGGTGTCTCTCGGTGAGGTTGTGGCCGCGACGCCGTTGGTGAAGGCGTTGCACGAACGTCATCCTGAGTGTCGGTATATTGTCACGACGGTGACTGAAACCGGCCGAGAGGCGGTAGAACAGCGCTTAGGCGGTATTGCCGAGCACCGGTATGCTCCGCTTGACTTTCCCTGGGCTGTGGCTCGGATGATCCGCAGTCTGCGGCCGGTGCTGTATGTGTTTGTCGAGACGGAGTTATGGCCGAACTTATTGTGGACGTTACGAGCACAGGATGTGCCCTCGGTGTTGGTAAACGGGCGGTTGTCGTCGCGGTCATTTGGCCGTCAGGACTTGCCCGTGATTCGCTCTTTGTATCGATCTATACTTCAAACGCTCACACTCTGTCTCATGCAATCTGATAGAGATCGACAGCGTATTGTTGCGTTAGGCGCTGAGCCGTCACGCGTTCATGTGACTAGTAATATCAAGTTTGATCAGCCTCTCCCGGACGTTCGCTCGCATGAATCGCTCCGTCAGAGCTTTGGGCTCGATGAGCATGAACAATTGATGCTCGCGGGTAGCACGCACGCTGGAGAAGAGGAACTGCTGGTGTCGGCCTACCGACATATCGTGAAGACCTATCCCACAACCGTGTTGATGCTGGCGCCACGCCATATCGAGCGAGCGGATCGAGTCGAAGCCGTGCTGCGAGAAGCCGGATTTGCCGTGCAGCGGAGGAGTCGGATTCAGGGGACGCAATCTGGCCCGCGCGTGATCATTTTGGATACGAGAGGAGAGTTGTCTCGCGCATATCGAGACGCTGCCGTGGCATTCGTCGGTGGAACTCTGGTTCCCGTGGGGGGGCACAATTTGTTGGAACCGGCTGCATGGGGTATCCCCGTCATGTTTGGGCCTCATACGGATCATTGCGCCGAGGTCGCGGCACTTCTATCAGAGGCTGGAGGAGGTCGCCGCGTGATGGGAGTGGAGGACCTCGTTACCTCTCTTGAGGAATGGCTTGGTCAGCCTGACACTCGACATCGGATGGGGCAGGCTGCAAGACAGGTGGTGTTGGATAATCAAGGCGCGCTCACACGGAGTCTGGAGTTCATTGAGACTTGCCTCCGTGCGGCTCCGTCGTATTCCGACTCGTGTGTGGCAACGGAGCCGGGACCGCTTGTGGCCAAACACTGA
- the msbA gene encoding lipid A export permease/ATP-binding protein MsbA: MSGLERFKRLMRYVRPYRARFLGGFACSGMVAILTGVYAWLARPVLDGIFIEKNEQLLMVLPLAILAVAAVKALFSYGVGYLMAYVGNRVVADIRQELFQQLMRMPIGFHDSNTSGRLVSRIVNDVGLMANAASSVVKDMFQNVLTFLAMVGVILYQDWKLAGISLIVIPLAGLTMVRVGKRLKKLAASGQAQMGDMSSTLQETFAGIRVVKAFGREDAEAERFQARNQAFLATTLKTNQVWSIGHSHMEVIGVISIAVIIWYGGYLVINGTMTPGAFFSFMAAMLLAYTPVRKLSGANNLIQQALAAAERVFDVLDMKTEQAQTQGMVPLAGIHRAIEFQGVSLRYEGQKIPALTKVDLTITPGEVIALVGSSGSGKTTLVSLLPRFYEPTTGRIVIDGVPLDSYELQSLRAHIGIVSQEIVLFDDTIRNNIAFGRTGASQAEVEQAAKLAYAHDFILRIPDGYDALIGERGLKLSGGERQRLAIARALLRDPPLLILDEATSALDTESERIVQLALTNLMKNRTTLVIAHRLSTIQNADRIVVLDGGTIVEVGSHEDLLRQGGSYHRLHTLQFQSEELAH; the protein is encoded by the coding sequence ATGTCAGGCCTAGAACGATTTAAGCGACTCATGCGGTATGTCCGCCCGTATCGGGCGAGGTTTTTGGGTGGGTTCGCCTGCTCCGGGATGGTGGCAATCTTGACCGGGGTGTATGCCTGGTTAGCACGTCCAGTGCTCGACGGGATCTTCATCGAAAAAAATGAACAGTTGCTGATGGTCTTGCCGTTGGCGATATTGGCCGTTGCGGCAGTGAAGGCCCTCTTCAGCTATGGGGTCGGGTACCTGATGGCGTATGTGGGGAATCGAGTGGTGGCAGACATTCGACAAGAGTTGTTTCAGCAGCTCATGCGCATGCCGATCGGATTTCACGACTCCAACACGTCGGGTCGTTTGGTGTCGCGGATCGTGAACGATGTTGGGTTGATGGCGAATGCGGCGTCAAGTGTCGTCAAAGACATGTTTCAAAATGTTCTGACATTTCTGGCGATGGTCGGTGTGATTCTCTATCAGGACTGGAAATTGGCGGGCATCTCGCTGATCGTGATTCCGCTTGCGGGGCTGACGATGGTTCGCGTGGGGAAGCGGTTGAAGAAATTGGCGGCGAGTGGACAAGCCCAGATGGGCGATATGTCGTCAACACTCCAAGAAACGTTTGCCGGCATCAGGGTCGTGAAGGCCTTCGGTCGTGAAGACGCAGAAGCCGAGCGATTTCAAGCGCGAAACCAGGCCTTTCTGGCCACCACCTTGAAAACGAATCAGGTCTGGTCGATCGGCCATTCGCATATGGAAGTCATTGGCGTGATCAGTATTGCGGTCATTATTTGGTATGGCGGCTATCTCGTCATCAACGGGACGATGACGCCCGGTGCGTTTTTTTCGTTCATGGCTGCCATGTTATTGGCCTATACCCCAGTGCGGAAGTTGTCTGGGGCCAACAATCTGATCCAGCAAGCCCTGGCTGCGGCTGAACGCGTCTTTGATGTGTTGGACATGAAGACGGAACAGGCACAGACCCAGGGGATGGTCCCGTTGGCTGGAATCCACCGTGCCATTGAATTTCAGGGTGTCTCCTTGCGATATGAGGGCCAGAAGATTCCCGCGCTGACCAAAGTTGATCTCACCATCACGCCCGGGGAAGTGATTGCGCTTGTCGGGAGCAGTGGAAGTGGAAAGACCACGTTAGTCAGTTTGTTGCCGCGGTTCTATGAGCCGACTACAGGCCGTATTGTGATCGACGGTGTTCCGCTTGACTCGTACGAGTTACAGTCATTACGCGCTCATATCGGGATCGTGTCGCAAGAGATTGTGCTGTTCGATGATACCATCCGGAACAACATTGCTTTTGGACGAACAGGGGCCAGTCAGGCTGAGGTTGAACAGGCGGCCAAACTGGCCTATGCGCATGACTTCATTCTTCGGATCCCGGACGGGTATGATGCCCTCATCGGAGAACGAGGGCTTAAGCTTTCGGGGGGCGAGCGCCAGCGCCTGGCCATCGCCCGCGCGCTGCTTCGCGACCCGCCATTGCTGATCCTGGATGAAGCGACGTCGGCGTTGGATACGGAGTCTGAACGGATCGTGCAGTTGGCCTTGACGAACTTAATGAAGAATCGAACGACGTTGGTGATTGCTCATCGGCTGTCGACCATTCAAAATGCGGATCGCATTGTGGTCTTGGACGGTGGGACGATCGTTGAAGTAGGCTCGCACGAGGATCTGCTTCGGCAGGGAGGAAGCTATCACCGTTTGCACACGTTGCAGTTTCAATCCGAAGAATTGGCGCATTGA
- a CDS encoding DUF374 domain-containing protein: MKKSFLVRWLKLSVLPPVGAALIRGIARTMRYETRGQEAVDALYREGGHAITAFWHAQQLMIPFGYRGPGAHVLISQHGDGEIIARIITRFGHGAVRGSSTRGGANALRALIKLARSGQDVAVTPDGPKGPRHVAKLGVIQLAKASGLPIVPIAFACSKKNSLRAGTSTWSPIRFRPVSFATDVRSGSHVRPMRRRSKQLGWNLRPC, translated from the coding sequence ATGAAGAAATCGTTTTTGGTCAGATGGCTGAAGCTTTCTGTGCTGCCTCCGGTGGGAGCGGCACTGATTCGTGGTATTGCCCGCACGATGCGCTACGAGACGAGAGGACAGGAAGCGGTCGATGCCTTGTATCGTGAAGGAGGGCACGCCATTACCGCATTTTGGCATGCACAGCAATTGATGATTCCGTTCGGGTACCGAGGACCGGGTGCCCATGTGTTGATCAGCCAGCATGGGGATGGAGAGATTATTGCGCGTATCATCACTCGATTCGGTCATGGGGCCGTGCGTGGATCCAGTACGCGCGGCGGGGCCAATGCCCTACGCGCATTGATTAAATTAGCTCGATCCGGCCAAGATGTTGCGGTGACGCCGGATGGCCCGAAAGGGCCGCGTCACGTTGCCAAGCTGGGGGTGATCCAGCTGGCGAAAGCCTCGGGACTTCCGATCGTGCCAATAGCCTTTGCCTGCTCAAAAAAAAACTCTTTGCGAGCTGGGACCTCTACATGGTCCCCTATCCGTTTTCGACCGGTGTCTTTTGCTACGGACGTCCGCTCTGGGTCTCACGTGAGGCCGATGAGGCGGCGCTCGAAACAGCTCGGGTGGAACTTGAGACCGTGTTGA
- a CDS encoding Gfo/Idh/MocA family oxidoreductase, with protein MVKLRAGVIGVGHLGQHHARLYASLPDSTLVGVIDQDQGRASVIAQKHGAQVFSDLPGFLKQVEVVSIAIPTSSHYSVTKACLEAGKHVLVEKPIAVLPVEARELVELATRNRCTLQVGHSERFNPILQLMRPYIRKPVLFECHRLGTYSGRGTDVDVVLDVMIHDLDLVLSFDPGPVEDVRAAGVTMLSSTSDVSNARVQFRSGCVVNLTASRISPKATRQWHVFQGDGCVSIDFQSRQGVIGRRSLGSGGKPMMAAEEVQAGDGEPLKLQLESFLHAIHLESRPIVSGEDGVAALELAHRVLSAMGVSLPHKT; from the coding sequence ATGGTCAAGCTCCGTGCCGGTGTCATCGGGGTCGGGCATCTCGGTCAACACCATGCACGCCTCTATGCCTCATTGCCAGATTCGACACTGGTTGGCGTGATCGACCAAGACCAGGGGCGAGCCTCTGTCATTGCCCAGAAGCATGGCGCACAGGTATTCAGTGATCTGCCAGGTTTCCTGAAGCAGGTTGAGGTCGTCAGTATCGCCATCCCCACATCCAGTCACTATTCCGTGACCAAAGCCTGTCTTGAAGCCGGGAAACATGTACTGGTGGAGAAGCCGATCGCCGTTCTGCCGGTTGAGGCACGGGAGCTGGTGGAGTTGGCAACACGCAATCGATGTACGCTGCAAGTAGGGCATAGTGAGCGTTTCAATCCTATTCTGCAGTTGATGCGGCCATATATTCGGAAACCGGTGTTGTTCGAGTGCCATCGACTGGGGACCTACAGCGGGCGTGGCACCGACGTTGATGTCGTTCTGGATGTGATGATTCACGACCTTGACTTGGTGCTGTCCTTCGATCCAGGCCCTGTCGAAGATGTGCGGGCGGCTGGAGTGACGATGCTTTCCTCGACCAGTGATGTGTCTAATGCACGTGTTCAGTTTAGGAGTGGGTGTGTCGTCAACCTTACCGCAAGTCGAATCTCACCAAAGGCAACGCGACAATGGCATGTATTCCAAGGCGATGGGTGTGTGTCGATTGATTTCCAGTCTCGCCAGGGCGTGATCGGACGCCGATCGCTTGGATCTGGCGGAAAGCCTATGATGGCAGCTGAAGAGGTACAAGCCGGAGACGGTGAGCCGTTAAAACTACAGCTGGAATCGTTTCTCCACGCGATTCATTTGGAATCTCGCCCAATCGTGTCCGGCGAGGACGGGGTTGCGGCTCTGGAACTGGCCCATCGCGTGCTGTCGGCAATGGGAGTATCGTTGCCTCACAAGACATGA
- the waaF gene encoding lipopolysaccharide heptosyltransferase II, producing the protein MRKDLPRNILVRAPNWIGDAVMCEPAIHGLRSLFPEAEITMLAKRAVAELFSAAPELSRVVLYDDKGPHAGLSGKWLLAGTLRRHGFDLAVLFQNAFEAAFLAWLAGIPQRYGYATDGRVFFLTTPVAVPSRRGHQVEYYWNLLKPLGLSGAASSPTLCVTADESRQLDVRLAGAEVGLSDIVIGINPGSTYGSAKRWLPERFAEVAQRLAERIGQDENAQVVVVILGARGEESLGKDIAARINGRSVVLSGATTIRELMAVVKRCRLLITNDTGPMHIAAACGVPVVAVFGPTDSQTTAPYGQDRSIVRETVDCAPCLLRECPIDHRCMTRIPVDRVYEVAVQQLSGLSRVSGLSRPDNTDQTNILSGYTIFLDRDGTLNPDSGYIKSPDQFELFPGVSEALARLKRAGARLIVVTNQSGIARGLLSRKDLDAVHMKLKRLLDGAGVTLDAIYFCPHHPDDGCECRKPNRGMIDQAVRECGVTLDHSYLIGDHSRDIELAQRVGVRSILVTTGVVSPQDAERLKASGPAPAWVASSLADAADWLLSDASRASVQIRGRQVAHM; encoded by the coding sequence GTGCGTAAGGATCTGCCCCGGAACATATTGGTGCGGGCGCCGAATTGGATCGGTGATGCCGTGATGTGCGAGCCGGCTATTCATGGGCTGCGGTCACTGTTCCCGGAAGCCGAGATCACGATGCTTGCCAAACGAGCCGTCGCCGAACTGTTCAGTGCGGCTCCAGAGCTGAGTCGAGTCGTGCTGTACGATGACAAGGGGCCTCATGCGGGACTTTCTGGAAAATGGTTGCTGGCGGGTACGTTGCGGCGGCATGGCTTCGATCTGGCAGTGCTCTTTCAGAACGCTTTCGAGGCAGCATTTCTCGCGTGGCTTGCGGGTATTCCGCAGCGATATGGCTATGCCACTGATGGACGAGTCTTTTTTCTGACTACGCCTGTTGCGGTGCCGAGTCGTAGGGGCCATCAAGTCGAGTACTATTGGAACCTGTTGAAGCCTTTAGGGCTGTCTGGCGCTGCATCGTCGCCGACGCTATGTGTGACAGCAGACGAGAGTCGTCAGTTGGATGTCAGGCTCGCTGGGGCCGAGGTCGGCTTGTCAGATATCGTGATTGGCATTAATCCAGGGTCGACCTACGGAAGTGCAAAGCGTTGGTTACCTGAGAGATTCGCTGAAGTCGCGCAGCGACTTGCGGAACGCATAGGGCAGGACGAGAATGCACAGGTGGTCGTGGTCATTCTGGGGGCACGGGGAGAGGAGTCCTTGGGAAAGGACATCGCCGCTCGAATCAATGGGCGATCAGTGGTGCTGTCGGGTGCCACGACCATTCGTGAGTTGATGGCGGTGGTCAAGCGATGCCGCCTACTCATTACCAACGATACAGGGCCGATGCATATCGCTGCGGCGTGCGGTGTGCCGGTCGTGGCGGTGTTTGGTCCTACGGATTCACAGACCACCGCACCCTATGGGCAAGACCGGTCGATTGTGCGGGAAACCGTCGACTGTGCGCCTTGCCTCCTTAGGGAATGCCCGATTGATCACCGCTGCATGACGCGCATCCCCGTTGACCGGGTGTATGAAGTGGCCGTGCAACAGCTGAGCGGTTTGTCTCGTGTATCTGGTCTCTCTCGTCCAGACAACACAGACCAGACGAACATTCTGTCCGGCTACACCATCTTTCTCGATCGAGACGGAACGCTCAATCCTGATTCCGGCTATATCAAGTCTCCCGATCAGTTTGAGTTGTTCCCTGGGGTGTCCGAGGCGCTCGCGCGTCTGAAGCGGGCTGGTGCCCGATTGATCGTCGTCACCAATCAATCGGGAATCGCGCGAGGACTCTTGTCGCGCAAGGATCTCGATGCCGTGCACATGAAACTGAAGCGTCTGCTCGATGGCGCGGGTGTGACACTCGACGCGATCTATTTCTGTCCTCACCATCCTGACGACGGGTGCGAATGTCGAAAACCGAACCGTGGGATGATTGACCAAGCGGTGCGAGAATGCGGGGTGACCCTCGATCACTCTTATCTGATCGGCGATCACAGTCGAGACATCGAATTGGCACAGCGGGTCGGGGTGCGCAGTATCTTAGTGACGACGGGTGTCGTGTCTCCGCAGGACGCAGAAAGACTCAAAGCCTCAGGACCAGCTCCAGCTTGGGTGGCATCCTCGCTGGCGGACGCTGCGGACTGGCTGCTCTCCGATGCAAGCAGGGCGTCCGTACAGATTCGCGGGCGGCAGGTCGCACATATGTGA
- the lpxK gene encoding tetraacyldisaccharide 4'-kinase encodes MAFLLPGQPVRKGLYWVAGLYGLIIRCRLWCYRQGWLTTTRLPCWVVSVGNLTVGGTGKTPIVILLTEWLVAKGKRVAILSRGYKRTSTVSYLLVSDGSRMLAGPAEAGDEPFLMAQRCPRAIVAVGSDRVALGRWVLERYPVDCIVLDDGFQHRSLHRDVDLVLLDATDAAGLDALLPAGRLREPLTGLDRASAVMITRADSRQDVEEIHSRLRAVVCLSEDAIEVVFRPESFMAVVSGGQQSVGWGRKKKAWLVSGIGNSHSFRRSAESIGIEILGETAFEDHHRYSDDEIRQIRATVQANGSEMVLTTEKDGGKLSPFLQPSDPWWMLRLGTEVVRGKDQLQRLIEGPSSDGIQRLGARA; translated from the coding sequence ATGGCGTTTTTGCTTCCTGGACAACCAGTTCGCAAAGGGCTGTACTGGGTTGCTGGGTTGTACGGCCTCATCATTCGGTGTCGGCTGTGGTGCTACCGCCAGGGTTGGCTCACGACCACACGGCTACCCTGTTGGGTCGTGAGTGTCGGTAATCTGACAGTCGGGGGGACGGGAAAAACTCCGATCGTCATTCTCCTGACGGAATGGCTGGTGGCCAAGGGGAAACGGGTGGCGATCTTGAGCCGCGGGTACAAACGGACGAGCACGGTGTCCTATCTATTGGTGTCCGATGGATCACGAATGTTGGCCGGTCCAGCGGAGGCCGGGGATGAGCCATTTCTCATGGCGCAGCGTTGCCCACGTGCCATTGTCGCCGTGGGGTCTGATCGAGTTGCGCTTGGCCGGTGGGTGTTGGAACGGTATCCCGTCGACTGCATTGTGCTCGATGATGGCTTTCAGCATCGGTCGCTCCATCGTGATGTCGATCTGGTGCTACTGGATGCCACCGATGCTGCAGGACTGGATGCGCTGCTTCCTGCGGGACGGCTACGGGAACCACTGACTGGATTAGATCGAGCGAGTGCCGTCATGATTACCCGCGCCGATTCACGTCAGGATGTGGAAGAGATTCACAGCCGATTGCGAGCGGTTGTCTGCCTATCTGAGGACGCCATTGAAGTTGTGTTTCGACCGGAGTCCTTTATGGCGGTTGTTTCGGGGGGGCAACAATCGGTTGGCTGGGGCCGAAAGAAAAAGGCTTGGCTGGTGAGCGGGATCGGAAATAGCCACTCATTCCGCCGATCAGCTGAATCGATTGGAATAGAGATCCTTGGTGAAACCGCCTTTGAGGATCATCATCGCTACAGTGACGATGAGATCAGACAGATCCGTGCCACTGTGCAGGCCAATGGGAGTGAGATGGTCTTGACGACTGAGAAGGATGGTGGAAAACTGTCCCCCTTTCTCCAGCCCAGCGACCCCTGGTGGATGCTTCGGCTTGGGACTGAAGTGGTACGCGGAAAAGACCAGCTGCAGCGATTGATCGAGGGACCGTCATCCGACGGGATACAACGGTTGGGAGCTCGTGCGTAA